From Triticum aestivum cultivar Chinese Spring chromosome 4A, IWGSC CS RefSeq v2.1, whole genome shotgun sequence, a single genomic window includes:
- the LOC123081924 gene encoding transcription repressor OFP1 — MPASSWFHKLRGRSTRKGRRSAACPPSPTRGSSADAIAFVAASAEWTDQQTSQQGRPPARPPAACAGYSPNRASYYFPSADRGALRCIAPRAADDDDGAALDVRVDVIHRRAGRLGGIDAPPATPELNLRRIVTRPAAKNDPAESVAVSSSTGTPTSAATTPSTCRARGFHVKPAGRRRRRGHDDKSARKEKAAEDAGSRRRRWLYESLVVVKTSSDPEREMAESMAEMMAANRIRSSEDLEELLACYLALNAAEHHRAVVAAFRRVWLHIAGQRIRH, encoded by the coding sequence ATGCCAGCCTCCTCCTGGTTCCACAAGCTCAGGGGGAGGAGCACAAGGAAGGGCAGGCGATCGGCCGCGTGTCCGCCGAGTCCGACCCGTGGCTCCTCCGCCGACGCAATCGCATTCGTCGCCGCCTCGGCGGAGTGGACGGACCAACAGACAAGCCAGCAGGGCCGGCCACCCGCGCGCCCACCGGCGGCGTGCGCCGGCTACTCTCCCAACAGAGCCTCCTACTACTTTCCGAGCGCGGACCGGGGAGCGCTCCGGTGCATTGCCCCGCgcgccgccgacgacgacgacggcgcggCCTTGGACGTCCGTGTCGACGTCATCCATCGCCGCGCCGGCAGACTCGGCGGGATAGACGCGCCTCCAGCGACGCCGGAGCTCAACCTTCGGCGCATCGTCACCAGGCCCGCCGCCAAGAACGACCCCGCGGAAAGCGTCGCCGTTAGCAGCAGCACCGGCACCCCCACCTCGGCCGCCACGACGCCGTCCACCTGCAGGGCGCGGGGGTTCCACGTGAAGCCGGCCGGCAGGCGGCGGCGCCGCGGCCACGACGACAAAAGTGCCCGGAAggaaaaagcagccgaggacgcgGGCAGCAGGAGACGGCGGTGGCTGTACGAGAGCCTGGTGGTGGTGAAGACGTCGTCGGACCCGGAGAGGGAGATGGCGGAGAGCATGGCGGAGATGATGGCGGCCAACCGCATACGGTCATCGGAGGACCTCGAGGAGCTGCTGGCGTGCTACCTCGCTCTCAACGCGGCCGAGCACCACCGCGCCGTCGTTGCCGCGTTCCGCCGCGTCTGGCTTCACATCGCCGGCCAAAGAATACGCCACTAG